In Eriocheir sinensis breed Jianghai 21 chromosome 23, ASM2467909v1, whole genome shotgun sequence, a single window of DNA contains:
- the LOC127002324 gene encoding uncharacterized protein LOC127002324 isoform X11, with product MWYWCAGYPFTGSLVTFSPRSCSASVVDSGVFPMWYWCAGYPFTGSLVTYSPRSCSASVVDSGVFPMWYWCAGYPFTGSLVTYSPRSFSASVVDSGVFPMWYWCAGYPFTGSLVTFSPRSCSASVVDSGVFPMWYWCAGYPFTGSLVTYSPRSFSASVVDSGVFPMWYWCAGYPFTGSLVTYTPRSFSASVVYSGVFPMWYWCAGYPFTGSLVTYTPRSFSASVVDSGVFPMWYWCAGYPFTGSLVTYTPRSFSASVVDSGVFPMWYWCAGYPFTGSLVTYTPRSFSASVVDSGVFPMWYWCAGYPFTGSLVTYTPRSFSASVVDSGVFPMWY from the exons atgtggtattggtgtgctggatatcccttcactggtagcctggtaacatttagTCCCAGGTCttgctctgcctctgtggtggatagtggagtgtttcccatgtggtattggtgtgctggatatcccttcactggtagcctggtaacatatagtcccag GTCttgctctgcctctgtggtggatagtggagtgtttcccatgtggtattggtgtgctggatatcccttcactggtagcctggtaacatatagtcccaggtctttctctgcctctgtggtggatagtggagtgtttcccatgtggtattggtgtgctggatatcccttcactggtagcctggtaacatttagTCCCAGGTCttgctctgcctctgtggtggatagtggagtgtttcccatgtggtattggtgtgctggatatcccttcactggtagcctggtaacatatagtcccaggtctttctctgcctctgtggtggatagtggagtgtttcccatgtggtattggtgtgctggatatcccttcactggtagcctggtaacatacactcccag gtctttctctgcctctgtggtgtatagtggagtgtttcccatgtggtattggtgtgctggatatcccttcactggtagcctggtaacatacactcccaggtctttctctgcctctgtggtggatagtggagtgtttcccatgtggtattggtgtgctggatatcccttcactggtagcctggtaacatacactcccaggtctttctctgcctctgtggtggatagtggagtgtttcccatgtggtattggtgtgctggatatcccttcactggtagcctggtaacatacactcccaggtctttctctgcctctgtggtggatagtggagtgtttcccatgtggtattggtgtgctggatatcccttcactggtagcctggtaacatacactcccaggtctttctctgcctctgtggtggatagtggagtgtttcccatgtggtattag
- the LOC127002324 gene encoding uncharacterized protein LOC127002324 isoform X7: MWYWCAGYPFTGSLVTFSPRSCSASVVDSGVFPMWYWCAGYPFTGSLVTYSPRSCSASVVDSGVFPMWYWCAGYPFTGSLVTYSPRSFSASVVDSGVFPMWYWCAGYPFTGSLVTYTPRSFSASVVYSGVFPMWYWCAGYPFTGSLVTYTPRSFSASVVYSGVFPMWYWCAGYPFTGSLVTYTPRSFSASVVDSGVFPMWYWCAGYPFTGSLVTYTPRSFSASVVYSGVFPMWYWCAGYPFTGSLVTYTPRSFSASVVDSGVFPMWYWCAGYPFTGSLVTYTPRSFSASVVDSGVFPMWYWCAGYPFTGSLVTYTPRSFSASVVDSGVFPMWYWCAGYPFTGSLVTYTPRSFSASVVDSGVFPMWY, from the exons atgtggtattggtgtgctggatatcccttcactggtagcctggtaacatttagTCCCAGGTCttgctctgcctctgtggtggatagtggagtgtttcccatgtggtattggtgtgctggatatcccttcactggtagcctggtaacatatagtcccag GTCttgctctgcctctgtggtggatagtggagtgtttcccatgtggtattggtgtgctggatatcccttcactggtagcctggtaacatatagtcccaggtctttctctgcctctgtggtggatagtggagtgtttcccatgtggtattggtgtgctggatatcccttcactggtagcctggtaacatacactcccaggtctttctctgcctctgtggtgtatagtggagtgtttcccatgtggtattggtgtgctggatatcccttcactggtagcctggtaacatacactcccag gtctttctctgcctctgtggtgtatagtggagtgtttcccatgtggtattggtgtgctggatatcccttcactggtagcctggtaacatacactcccag gtctttctctgcctctgtggtggatagtggagtgtttcccatgtggtattggtgtgctggatatcccttcactggtagcctggtaacatacactcccag gtctttctctgcctctgtggtgtatagtggagtgtttcccatgtggtattggtgtgctggatatcccttcactggtagcctggtaacatacactcccaggtctttctctgcctctgtggtggatagtggagtgtttcccatgtggtattggtgtgctggatatcccttcactggtagcctggtaacatacactcccaggtctttctctgcctctgtggtggatagtggagtgtttcccatgtggtattggtgtgctggatatcccttcactggtagcctggtaacatacactcccaggtctttctctgcctctgtggtggatagtggagtgtttcccatgtggtattggtgtgctggatatcccttcactggtagcctggtaacatacactcccaggtctttctctgcctctgtggtggatagtggagtgtttcccatgtggtattag
- the LOC127002324 gene encoding uncharacterized protein LOC127002324 isoform X6, protein MWYWCAGYPFTGSLVTFSPRSCSASVVDSGVFPMWYWCAGYPFTGSLVTYSPRSCSASVVDSGVFPMWYWCAGYPFTGSLVTYSPRSCSASVVDSGVFPMWYWCAGYPFTGSLVTYSPRSFSASVVDSGVFPMWYWCAGYPFTGSLVTFSPRSCSASVVDSGVFPMWYWCAGYPFTGSLVTYSPRSFSASVVDSGVFPMWYWCAGYPFTGSLVTYTPRSFSASVVYSGVFPMWYWCAGYPFTGSLVTYTPRSFSASVVDSGVFPMWYWCAGYPFTGSLVTYTPRSFSASVVDSGVFPMWYWCAGYPFTGSLVTYTPRSFSASVVDSGVFPMWYWCAGYPFTGSLVTYTPRSFSASVVDSGVFPMWY, encoded by the exons atgtggtattggtgtgctggatatcccttcactggtagcctggtaacatttagTCCCAGGTCttgctctgcctctgtggtggatagtggagtgtttcccatgtggtattggtgtgctggatatcccttcactggtagcctggtaacatatagtcccag GTCttgctctgcctctgtggtggatagtggagtgtttcccatgtggtattggtgtgctggatatcccttcactggtagcctggtaacatatagtcccag GTCttgctctgcctctgtggtggatagtggagtgtttcccatgtggtattggtgtgctggatatcccttcactggtagcctggtaacatatagtcccaggtctttctctgcctctgtggtggatagtggagtgtttcccatgtggtattggtgtgctggatatcccttcactggtagcctggtaacatttagTCCCAGGTCttgctctgcctctgtggtggatagtggagtgtttcccatgtggtattggtgtgctggatatcccttcactggtagcctggtaacatatagtcccaggtctttctctgcctctgtggtggatagtggagtgtttcccatgtggtattggtgtgctggatatcccttcactggtagcctggtaacatacactcccag gtctttctctgcctctgtggtgtatagtggagtgtttcccatgtggtattggtgtgctggatatcccttcactggtagcctggtaacatacactcccaggtctttctctgcctctgtggtggatagtggagtgtttcccatgtggtattggtgtgctggatatcccttcactggtagcctggtaacatacactcccaggtctttctctgcctctgtggtggatagtggagtgtttcccatgtggtattggtgtgctggatatcccttcactggtagcctggtaacatacactcccaggtctttctctgcctctgtggtggatagtggagtgtttcccatgtggtattggtgtgctggatatcccttcactggtagcctggtaacatacactcccaggtctttctctgcctctgtggtggatagtggagtgtttcccatgtggtattag